From the genome of Sulfurovum sp. NBC37-1, one region includes:
- a CDS encoding KpsF/GutQ family sugar-phosphate isomerase: MDLIQIAQETFQTEAEALLTMTERLDQNFLDAIETIFSTKGKLIVTGVGKSGLVGAKMAATFASTGTSSFFLHPTEALHGDLGMIGKDDTLLAISSSGESEELTKILPHIKRFEIQLIGLTGNADSTLARYADVWIDISVEKEACPLNVAPTTSTTLTMALGDALAVALMHKRGFRKEDFASFHPGGSLGKRLFVKIKDLMRTENLPVIKENTPLKEAVVAMSEGKLGTVLVVDENDAFTALLSDGDLRRALMREDFSMEQPAIDYATQHPKSYSNTELLASEALEIIENERIQLLPITDEAGKIIGVLHIHDLVNAGIKSR; encoded by the coding sequence ATGGATCTTATTCAAATCGCACAGGAAACATTTCAGACGGAAGCAGAAGCCCTGCTGACCATGACAGAGCGTCTTGACCAGAATTTTTTGGATGCGATAGAGACGATCTTTTCCACCAAAGGCAAGCTGATCGTTACCGGGGTAGGAAAATCAGGTCTTGTCGGTGCCAAAATGGCGGCGACGTTTGCCTCTACGGGCACTTCGAGTTTCTTTCTGCACCCTACCGAAGCCTTACACGGTGACCTCGGGATGATAGGAAAGGATGACACGCTGCTTGCGATCAGCAGCAGTGGGGAAAGTGAAGAATTGACCAAGATACTGCCACATATCAAACGCTTTGAGATACAACTGATCGGCCTGACAGGCAATGCCGATTCGACACTGGCACGTTATGCGGATGTCTGGATCGATATCTCTGTGGAGAAGGAGGCCTGTCCGCTCAATGTGGCTCCAACGACCTCTACAACCCTTACGATGGCTCTGGGAGATGCTCTTGCGGTCGCACTGATGCACAAAAGAGGATTCAGAAAAGAGGATTTTGCCTCATTCCATCCGGGAGGTTCCCTGGGCAAAAGGCTGTTTGTCAAGATCAAAGACCTGATGCGCACGGAAAACCTTCCTGTTATCAAAGAGAATACACCACTCAAAGAAGCCGTAGTAGCTATGAGCGAAGGGAAGCTCGGTACCGTACTCGTTGTAGATGAAAATGATGCTTTCACCGCTTTGCTAAGTGATGGTGACCTCAGGCGTGCCTTGATGCGTGAGGATTTCAGTATGGAGCAGCCTGCCATTGACTATGCAACGCAACACCCGAAGAGTTACAGCAATACCGAGCTGCTTGCGAGTGAAGCATTGGAAATTATAGAGAATGAACGTATACAGCTTCTTCCGATCACGGATGAAGCCGGAAAGATCATCGGAGTACTGCATATCCATGACCTTGTCAATGCGGGGATCAAAAGCAGATAA
- a CDS encoding pseudouridine synthase — MRLNKYIAHHTKYSRREADRLIEEGEVTLNKKVLRDFAYDVQEGDHIYVKSRPIKPSNEITVIVYNKPKGVLVTKKDDRGRATIYHKLPGKFRHFVPVGRLDYASEGLLILTDSVEVVTALMGSDLERTYNLKIDKPVTQEMVAAMNEGLVLDDARAGGHEKSKIYGMEFAPFAHFEIRSEGKSYTKLRVTITEGKNRELRRFFGHFDAKVLDLKRVAYGGIELNNLPTNKTRFFSRKEYDDLHKFMKQLKAEKKVEVKNRANALKQEEANKKAKKSDRRD, encoded by the coding sequence ATGAGACTGAACAAATACATTGCACACCACACAAAATACTCACGACGTGAGGCCGACAGGCTGATCGAAGAGGGAGAAGTCACTCTGAACAAAAAAGTGCTTCGGGATTTTGCCTATGATGTGCAGGAGGGTGACCATATCTATGTCAAAAGCAGACCGATTAAGCCAAGCAACGAGATAACCGTCATTGTCTATAATAAACCCAAAGGGGTGCTGGTCACTAAAAAGGACGACCGGGGACGTGCAACCATCTACCACAAGCTTCCGGGTAAATTCAGGCATTTTGTGCCTGTAGGAAGGCTGGACTATGCCTCAGAGGGACTTTTGATCCTCACGGACTCTGTAGAAGTTGTTACGGCGCTTATGGGGAGCGATCTGGAGCGTACCTACAACCTCAAGATCGATAAACCTGTCACACAGGAGATGGTTGCGGCGATGAACGAGGGGCTGGTCCTGGACGATGCAAGAGCCGGAGGCCATGAAAAAAGTAAAATATATGGTATGGAGTTCGCCCCTTTTGCGCACTTCGAGATCCGCTCCGAAGGAAAGAGCTATACCAAGCTCCGTGTAACAATTACGGAAGGGAAAAACCGGGAACTGAGACGATTCTTCGGACACTTTGATGCCAAAGTCCTTGACCTAAAGCGCGTAGCATACGGCGGGATAGAGCTCAACAACCTTCCTACGAACAAAACACGATTCTTTTCACGTAAGGAGTACGATGACCTGCACAAGTTTATGAAGCAGCTCAAAGCGGAAAAGAAAGTCGAAGTGAAAAACCGAGCCAATGCCCTCAAGCAGGAAGAGGCGAACAAAAAAGCCAAAAAGTCCGACAGAAGAGATTAG
- a CDS encoding replication-associated recombination protein A → MVNLALKYRPKTLDEMVGQRHLLGEEAPLRKLIEADALPHIFLYGPPGCGKTTLARIIATQLGRPFYEMNATTLKIDDLRKIFKEYANALQKPLIFIDEVHRLSKNQQEVLLPFMENNAALVIGASTENPYYSLTAAMRSRSHLFELEALKQKEMQDYLAKIIALQAMDVEEDAVEYLVFSSGGDVRAMLNLLESAQMVATPVTLETLKQIRPHAMQAGSSESESHYELTSAMIKSIRGSDIDAALYYLARLIEGGEPAEFIARRLAILASEDIGNANPPALNLASSALNIVKHIGYPEARISLSQLVIYLASSPKSNSAYKAINNAQKVIKNGEIHPIPDHIKTHAKSYLYPHNFGGWVAQKYLSVPMYFYETEQIGFEKTLFEWHEKIVKG, encoded by the coding sequence GTGGTCAATCTTGCACTGAAATACCGCCCCAAAACACTTGATGAGATGGTGGGGCAAAGACACCTTCTCGGCGAAGAAGCACCGCTGAGAAAGCTCATAGAAGCGGATGCCCTGCCCCATATTTTTCTCTATGGCCCTCCAGGCTGTGGGAAGACTACCCTCGCACGTATCATCGCGACACAGCTTGGTAGACCTTTTTACGAAATGAATGCCACCACCCTCAAGATTGATGATTTGCGCAAGATATTCAAAGAGTATGCCAATGCTCTGCAGAAACCTCTTATCTTCATCGATGAGGTGCACCGTTTGAGCAAGAATCAGCAGGAGGTATTGCTTCCTTTCATGGAGAATAATGCTGCCCTAGTTATCGGTGCTTCTACGGAGAATCCCTACTATTCCCTGACGGCGGCTATGCGTTCCCGTTCACATCTTTTCGAACTTGAAGCCCTTAAGCAGAAAGAGATGCAGGATTACTTGGCCAAGATCATAGCACTTCAAGCAATGGATGTAGAAGAAGATGCTGTGGAATACCTGGTCTTTTCAAGCGGTGGGGATGTCAGAGCGATGCTGAATCTGCTTGAAAGTGCACAAATGGTTGCTACCCCCGTTACATTGGAAACACTCAAACAAATACGCCCCCACGCCATGCAGGCAGGAAGCAGTGAGAGTGAAAGTCATTATGAACTCACTTCGGCCATGATCAAAAGTATCAGAGGCTCCGATATCGATGCGGCACTCTATTACCTTGCTCGCTTGATAGAGGGAGGGGAGCCCGCAGAGTTCATTGCCAGACGGCTGGCAATACTGGCAAGTGAAGATATAGGCAATGCCAACCCCCCTGCCCTGAATCTCGCCTCATCCGCCTTGAATATCGTGAAACACATTGGATATCCTGAAGCGCGTATCTCGCTATCACAACTGGTGATCTACCTGGCCTCCTCGCCCAAGTCGAACAGTGCCTATAAAGCCATCAACAATGCGCAGAAAGTTATAAAGAATGGGGAGATACACCCTATTCCGGATCACATCAAGACCCATGCAAAAAGTTATCTCTATCCGCATAATTTTGGGGGGTGGGTTGCGCAGAAGTACCTGTCTGTCCCGATGTATTTCTATGAAACGGAACAGATCGGGTTTGAAAAGACACTTTTTGAATGGCATGAGAAGATTGTCAAGGGCTGA
- the purM gene encoding phosphoribosylformylglycinamidine cyclo-ligase has translation MSNISYKDAGVDIDAGNEFVEAIKADVKSTFDSNVIGGIGSFAGAYTLPSGYKEPVILSATDGVGTKLKIAIESGKLDTVGIDLVAMCVNDLICNNGVPMFFLDYYATGKLLPENAKDVVAGIAEGCRRSECALVGGETAEMPGMYSDDDFDLAGFAVGIAERSEMDTVANVKEGQILIAMPSSGVHSNGYSLVRKLFFDKLGMSLETEFEGKPLLETLLEPTRIYVKEYKANKAHIKALAHITGGGIVENLPRVLPEGIRAVVDKDSIRILPIFEFMSQYIDEEEMFRAFNMGVGMVWVVEPEEVDAVLANTDGYVIGALATGEKGVDLV, from the coding sequence ATGTCAAATATATCCTATAAAGATGCCGGTGTCGATATCGATGCGGGGAACGAGTTCGTAGAGGCGATTAAAGCCGATGTCAAATCGACTTTTGACAGCAATGTCATTGGCGGGATCGGTTCGTTCGCCGGTGCCTATACCCTGCCCTCCGGCTACAAAGAGCCGGTGATTCTCTCAGCAACAGATGGCGTGGGTACCAAACTGAAGATCGCTATAGAGAGCGGTAAGCTTGATACGGTGGGGATCGATCTGGTCGCCATGTGTGTTAACGACCTCATCTGCAACAACGGTGTGCCGATGTTCTTCCTTGACTACTATGCCACAGGCAAACTGCTTCCCGAAAATGCCAAAGATGTCGTAGCAGGTATCGCCGAAGGGTGCCGCAGAAGCGAATGCGCCCTCGTAGGCGGGGAAACGGCTGAAATGCCCGGAATGTACTCCGATGACGACTTTGACCTTGCCGGATTTGCCGTAGGGATCGCAGAACGTTCCGAAATGGATACGGTCGCCAATGTCAAAGAGGGACAGATACTCATTGCCATGCCAAGCTCAGGAGTACATTCCAACGGATATTCACTGGTGAGAAAACTCTTTTTCGACAAACTTGGAATGAGTCTTGAGACAGAGTTCGAAGGCAAACCATTGCTTGAGACACTGTTGGAGCCGACACGCATCTATGTCAAAGAGTACAAAGCCAACAAAGCACATATCAAAGCGCTGGCACACATTACGGGCGGAGGGATCGTCGAGAACCTTCCCCGAGTCCTTCCAGAAGGCATTAGAGCGGTCGTAGACAAAGATTCCATCCGCATACTTCCGATCTTTGAGTTCATGAGCCAGTATATCGATGAAGAGGAGATGTTCAGAGCCTTCAATATGGGAGTGGGCATGGTATGGGTCGTAGAGCCCGAAGAGGTAGATGCCGTACTTGCCAACACAGACGGATATGTTATCGGGGCGCTAGCCACCGGTGAGAAGGGTGTAGATTTAGTTTAA
- a CDS encoding MTH1187 family thiamine-binding protein, whose amino-acid sequence MSALVEFSMFPTEQTQSKSAFVARVLNIVDKSGLEYQLTPMGTIIEGETVEEVLAVINTAYEELQKDCGRIYSSIKIDWREGPIGRLNKKVGSVEAKLERKLNS is encoded by the coding sequence ATGTCAGCACTGGTTGAATTTTCAATGTTCCCAACAGAACAGACCCAAAGCAAAAGCGCCTTCGTCGCAAGAGTTCTGAACATCGTGGACAAAAGCGGGCTGGAATATCAGCTCACCCCTATGGGAACCATCATCGAGGGAGAAACGGTCGAAGAGGTCCTTGCCGTGATCAACACCGCCTATGAAGAGCTTCAGAAGGATTGCGGGCGTATCTATTCCTCCATAAAGATCGACTGGAGAGAGGGACCGATCGGCAGACTGAACAAAAAAGTCGGTTCGGTGGAAGCCAAACTCGAACGTAAGTTAAACAGCTAA
- a CDS encoding YgaP-like transmembrane domain: MLCAERLQRLIQASILGFVLLFAALGIQGGERSMLQIAFLLQVAMMVMLVIAGLTGFCPGLKILKKIFPPCESEERKEQ, encoded by the coding sequence ATGTTATGTGCTGAAAGGTTACAACGTTTAATTCAAGCGAGCATATTGGGTTTTGTACTATTGTTTGCTGCACTGGGTATACAAGGTGGAGAAAGAAGCATGCTTCAAATCGCTTTTTTACTTCAAGTAGCAATGATGGTGATGTTGGTTATAGCTGGACTGACTGGCTTTTGTCCAGGGCTTAAAATTTTAAAAAAGATCTTTCCTCCTTGTGAGTCAGAAGAAAGAAAGGAACAATAA
- a CDS encoding NAD(P)/FAD-dependent oxidoreductase gives MNNEELIIIGAGAAGLCAAITSARVGRQVLLLEQNSKVGRKILVSGNGKCNITNRHISAYRFHSEKPAFIENVLDGYGYDRVEDFFRYIGLELVEEKEGKMFPMSLQASSVVDLLEYEAKRAGAEILCDCKVKRIEKEADGFVLDTTQGKKRSSQLLITSGSPAAPQLGGNDSGYIFATTMGHTLIPRHPSLVQLCSEESWVKECAGVKIAGVAKLYANGEYITEKEGDLLFTNYGISGLAILDLSREVSVRLAAYDYCELSLDLMPKLSKEKLTNLLLSRIGKGSEKPIGLWLQGILHKKLIRIVLEQSKCRSRVESDLNRKEINKIVHSIKNLKLSINDTKGFKGAEVSTGGIDTSEVDLQTMESKIVPSLYFAGEVLDVDGDRGGFNFHWAWVSGMRAGKAIKN, from the coding sequence ATGAATAATGAAGAGTTGATAATCATCGGGGCAGGGGCGGCAGGGCTATGTGCTGCCATTACGTCGGCAAGGGTAGGGCGGCAGGTTCTGCTGTTGGAACAGAACAGTAAAGTGGGTAGAAAGATACTGGTATCGGGTAACGGGAAGTGCAATATTACCAACCGGCACATCTCTGCATACCGTTTCCATTCGGAAAAACCGGCCTTCATCGAAAATGTACTGGATGGGTACGGGTACGATAGGGTTGAAGATTTTTTCAGATACATAGGACTTGAACTCGTTGAAGAGAAGGAAGGGAAAATGTTCCCGATGTCCCTTCAGGCCTCTTCAGTGGTCGACCTGCTGGAGTATGAAGCGAAGAGGGCAGGGGCGGAGATTCTTTGCGACTGTAAAGTGAAACGCATTGAGAAAGAGGCTGACGGTTTTGTACTCGATACGACTCAGGGCAAGAAACGTTCTTCGCAACTTCTGATCACTTCGGGTTCTCCTGCCGCGCCGCAGCTTGGAGGGAACGACTCAGGATACATCTTTGCTACGACGATGGGACATACGCTGATACCTAGACACCCCTCACTGGTACAGCTTTGTTCGGAAGAGAGCTGGGTCAAAGAATGTGCAGGTGTAAAGATTGCCGGCGTAGCCAAACTCTATGCCAACGGAGAATATATCACGGAGAAAGAAGGTGACCTGCTCTTTACCAATTACGGCATCAGCGGATTGGCCATTCTTGACCTGAGCCGAGAGGTCAGTGTGCGGTTGGCAGCATACGATTACTGTGAACTCAGCCTTGATCTGATGCCCAAGCTCAGCAAAGAGAAGCTGACGAACCTCCTGCTTTCCCGAATAGGGAAGGGGAGCGAAAAGCCCATAGGGCTCTGGCTGCAGGGTATACTTCACAAAAAACTCATCAGGATCGTTTTGGAGCAGTCCAAATGCAGAAGCAGGGTGGAGTCGGATCTTAACAGAAAAGAGATCAACAAGATCGTACACAGCATCAAGAACCTTAAACTTAGCATCAATGATACCAAAGGTTTCAAAGGTGCCGAGGTCTCAACCGGAGGTATCGATACCTCCGAAGTGGATTTGCAGACCATGGAATCGAAAATCGTTCCCAGTCTCTATTTTGCCGGAGAAGTACTCGATGTGGACGGAGACAGGGGAGGGTTCAACTTTCACTGGGCGTGGGTAAGCGGCATGAGAGCGGGAAAAGCAATTAAAAATTAA
- the typA gene encoding translational GTPase TypA, with product MQKIKNIAVIAHVDHGKTTLVDELLQQSGTFEAHQQVEERAMDSNDIEKERGITILSKNTAITYGDHKINIIDTPGHADFGGEVERVLKMVDGVLMLVDAQEGVMPQTKFVLKKAIELGLIPVVVINKIDKDGAEPDRVLDEMFDLLVALDANEEQLEFPVLYAAARDGYAKWDLEDENKDMTPLFEAILEKVPYPQGSPDADTQAQVFTLDNDNFVGRIGITRIFNGKIKKGDEYFLVKASGEKTKSRVSKLIGFKGLERMEIQEAEAGDIVAIAGFNDIDVGDSICDPVNPVALDPMHVEEPTLSVIMSVNDGPLAGTEGKHVTSNKIQERLEKEMETNIAMRMEPMGDASFKVSGRGELQIGILAENMRREGFEFLLARPEVVVKEENGVKMEPFEHLVVDVPEEFQGVAIEKLGKRKAEMTSLTPMPDGTVRIEFEIPARGLIGFRSEFLTDTKGEGIMNHSFIEYRPYSGTVVSRTPGALVSMDNGEAVAFSIFNLQARGTLFIKPQDKVYSGMVIGESARPGDLDVNPLKGKQLTNMRTSGADDAIKLVPPRQITLENAMEWIEDDELIEITPESIRIRKKSLDPVVRKRQARDKKNAK from the coding sequence ATGCAAAAAATCAAGAACATTGCGGTTATCGCACACGTTGACCACGGGAAAACAACTCTTGTCGATGAACTGCTCCAGCAGTCAGGTACATTCGAAGCACACCAGCAGGTCGAAGAGAGAGCCATGGACTCCAACGATATTGAAAAAGAGAGAGGGATCACAATCCTTTCCAAGAATACAGCCATTACCTATGGTGATCATAAGATCAACATCATCGACACCCCGGGCCACGCAGACTTCGGTGGTGAGGTCGAGCGTGTACTCAAAATGGTCGATGGTGTTCTGATGCTTGTAGATGCACAGGAAGGTGTTATGCCTCAGACCAAATTCGTACTCAAGAAAGCGATCGAGCTCGGCCTAATCCCTGTCGTCGTCATCAACAAGATCGACAAGGATGGTGCAGAGCCGGACAGAGTTCTCGATGAAATGTTCGATCTTCTCGTCGCACTCGACGCCAATGAAGAGCAACTCGAATTCCCCGTGCTCTATGCTGCGGCAAGAGACGGGTATGCGAAATGGGACCTTGAAGATGAGAACAAGGATATGACACCGCTTTTTGAAGCAATCCTTGAAAAAGTCCCCTACCCACAGGGTTCACCGGATGCAGATACGCAGGCACAGGTCTTTACACTTGACAACGACAACTTTGTAGGGCGTATCGGTATTACACGTATCTTCAACGGGAAAATCAAAAAGGGAGACGAATATTTCCTGGTTAAGGCATCAGGGGAGAAGACAAAGTCACGTGTTAGCAAACTGATCGGATTCAAAGGCCTCGAGAGAATGGAGATCCAGGAAGCCGAGGCAGGCGATATCGTGGCGATCGCTGGTTTTAACGATATCGATGTCGGTGACTCCATCTGTGACCCTGTCAATCCTGTTGCCCTGGATCCTATGCATGTGGAAGAACCTACACTGTCAGTCATCATGTCGGTCAATGACGGTCCTTTGGCTGGTACGGAAGGAAAGCACGTCACATCCAACAAGATTCAGGAAAGACTGGAAAAAGAGATGGAAACGAACATCGCAATGCGTATGGAGCCAATGGGAGACGCCTCTTTCAAGGTATCAGGACGGGGTGAACTTCAGATCGGTATTTTGGCGGAGAACATGAGAAGAGAAGGTTTCGAGTTCCTGCTTGCCCGTCCGGAAGTCGTGGTCAAAGAAGAGAACGGAGTCAAAATGGAGCCGTTCGAGCACCTTGTCGTTGACGTTCCTGAAGAATTCCAGGGTGTAGCCATTGAAAAGCTCGGTAAAAGAAAAGCGGAGATGACATCATTGACGCCTATGCCTGATGGTACGGTAAGGATCGAGTTTGAGATCCCTGCACGTGGCCTCATCGGTTTCCGTTCGGAATTCCTGACAGACACGAAGGGTGAAGGGATCATGAACCACTCCTTCATCGAGTACAGACCGTACAGCGGTACAGTGGTCAGCCGTACGCCGGGTGCGCTTGTCTCCATGGATAACGGTGAGGCTGTTGCCTTCTCCATCTTCAACCTTCAGGCACGTGGTACCCTCTTTATCAAACCGCAGGACAAAGTCTACTCCGGTATGGTCATCGGGGAAAGTGCGAGACCGGGAGACCTCGACGTGAACCCGCTCAAAGGAAAACAGCTGACAAACATGAGAACCTCCGGTGCTGATGATGCCATTAAACTGGTCCCGCCAAGACAGATCACACTTGAGAATGCCATGGAGTGGATCGAAGATGATGAGTTGATCGAGATCACACCTGAGAGCATCAGGATCCGTAAGAAATCACTTGATCCGGTGGTAAGAAAAAGACAGGCGAGAGACAAAAAGAACGCAAAATAG
- a CDS encoding alanine/glycine:cation symporter family protein, whose translation MDSIFDQINSILASVFFFDIFFGQVKGATMPFIVAWLVVGGVFLTFRFGFINVRMFSHAFKIITGQYRTADDVGEITPFQSLTTALSATVGLGNIAGVAIAIAVGGPGATFWMILAGFFGMTLKFTEVTLAQIYREKRPDGRIMGGAMQYLSKGLASKGHAKLGKVLAVLFAILAIGGSLGAGNAFQTSQAMGVLTDRVPFFASYPIVFGLIMAAIVGFVIIGGIKRIASTAEKIVPLMVLIYLAASLWILVANASAVPAAIVTIFHEAFTPTAAVGGMIGVLVQGFKRAAFSSEAGIGSAAIVHSTASVKYPVRQGMVALYEPFIDTIVICTMTALVIVTTGVYDPSGEFANLVAAKQGAALTAAAYGTVISWFPVILSFSIILFAFSTMISWSYYGERSWTYLFGEKYTLVYKLIFIAFTVMASVTSASAMLEFSDLLILTMSLPNIIGLYILQGEVKANLNAYLAKWKNGELDREAIRK comes from the coding sequence ATGGACAGTATCTTTGATCAGATCAATAGTATTCTGGCATCCGTCTTCTTTTTTGATATATTTTTCGGACAGGTCAAGGGGGCGACTATGCCCTTTATCGTTGCCTGGCTGGTAGTAGGAGGGGTATTTCTCACCTTCCGCTTCGGTTTCATCAATGTCCGAATGTTCTCCCATGCTTTCAAGATCATTACCGGGCAGTACCGTACGGCGGATGATGTGGGAGAGATCACTCCTTTCCAGTCTCTCACAACGGCACTCTCCGCGACCGTAGGGCTTGGTAACATCGCCGGTGTTGCCATTGCAATTGCCGTGGGAGGGCCGGGAGCAACATTCTGGATGATCCTGGCAGGGTTTTTCGGTATGACCCTGAAGTTTACGGAAGTCACATTGGCCCAGATTTACCGGGAAAAAAGACCGGATGGTCGAATCATGGGAGGTGCGATGCAGTACCTTTCCAAAGGCCTGGCCTCCAAGGGGCATGCAAAATTGGGGAAAGTCCTGGCAGTCCTGTTCGCCATTCTTGCCATAGGGGGAAGCCTGGGGGCGGGGAATGCTTTCCAGACTTCCCAGGCTATGGGTGTATTGACGGACCGTGTGCCGTTCTTCGCTTCCTATCCCATTGTGTTTGGTCTCATTATGGCAGCCATTGTCGGTTTTGTCATTATCGGGGGGATCAAACGTATCGCGAGTACGGCTGAAAAGATCGTTCCGCTCATGGTGTTGATCTATCTGGCAGCATCACTGTGGATCCTGGTGGCGAATGCTTCAGCCGTGCCTGCGGCCATTGTGACCATTTTTCATGAAGCCTTTACTCCTACTGCCGCTGTCGGCGGTATGATAGGTGTACTGGTCCAAGGCTTCAAACGTGCCGCCTTCTCAAGTGAGGCAGGTATCGGTTCAGCTGCCATCGTCCACTCTACAGCGTCGGTAAAGTATCCCGTAAGACAGGGGATGGTCGCACTGTATGAACCTTTTATCGATACGATCGTTATCTGTACTATGACAGCACTGGTCATCGTGACCACAGGTGTGTATGACCCTTCCGGAGAATTTGCCAACCTGGTAGCTGCGAAGCAGGGTGCTGCGCTGACGGCGGCAGCCTACGGTACTGTGATCTCATGGTTCCCGGTGATCCTCTCTTTCTCCATCATCCTTTTTGCTTTCTCTACGATGATCTCCTGGTCCTACTACGGTGAACGTTCATGGACCTATTTGTTTGGAGAAAAATACACACTGGTCTACAAACTGATCTTTATTGCCTTTACTGTCATGGCATCAGTCACCAGTGCTTCAGCGATGCTGGAGTTCTCCGACCTGCTTATCTTGACGATGTCCCTGCCGAACATCATCGGGCTCTATATACTGCAGGGAGAGGTCAAGGCGAACCTGAATGCCTATCTGGCGAAATGGAAAAATGGGGAACTGGACAGGGAAGCGATACGAAAGTAG